The proteins below come from a single Gimesia alba genomic window:
- a CDS encoding sulfatase family protein: protein MFTLCCTASADAAEKSNDPNIIYILADDMGYGDIRALNPECKIATPNLDQLAHGGMIFTDAHSSSSVCTPTRYGILTGRYNWRSRLKSGVLWGLSRRLIEPDRLTVPEMLKQHGYYTACVGKWHLGMDWTLKQGGIATEQSFNKKTNPGWEVDYSKPIQNGPNSVGFDYFFGISASLDMPPYVYIENNKSQGIPTVTKAFFREGPAHKDFEAIDVLPRITEKTVEIIDEHAAAAKKGKPFFIYFPLNAPHTPILPTPKWQGKSGINAYCDFVMQVDDTVGQVMRALKAQGIDKNTLVIFTADNGCSPAANFKEMTDKDHSPSYQFRGHKADIYEGGHRVPFIANWPAHIKAGTHSDQLTCLTDLMATAADIVGAKLPESAGVDSVSILPAMEGTATKPLREAAVHHSIRGAFSIRKDHWKLELCPGSGGWSFPKPGKDDLSGLPAIQLYDLNADVGEQKNVQAEHPEVVKELTALLQSYADKGRSTPGKPQENNGAVDIFKAGTSAQKMKKPAKKRAKAKS, encoded by the coding sequence ATGTTCACGCTGTGCTGCACTGCGTCAGCCGATGCAGCAGAAAAATCAAACGATCCCAATATCATCTACATCCTGGCTGACGACATGGGCTACGGCGATATCCGGGCATTGAACCCGGAATGTAAAATTGCCACACCGAATCTGGATCAGTTGGCGCACGGCGGCATGATTTTTACTGACGCGCATTCCAGTTCGTCGGTCTGTACGCCTACCCGGTACGGAATTTTGACGGGCCGGTATAACTGGCGCTCACGTTTGAAAAGCGGCGTACTCTGGGGACTGTCCCGACGCCTGATTGAACCCGACCGGTTGACCGTTCCCGAAATGCTGAAGCAACATGGTTACTATACTGCCTGTGTGGGCAAGTGGCATCTGGGTATGGACTGGACGCTCAAGCAGGGAGGCATCGCGACCGAACAATCCTTCAACAAAAAAACGAATCCCGGCTGGGAAGTCGATTACTCGAAACCGATCCAGAACGGTCCTAACAGCGTCGGCTTCGATTACTTCTTCGGCATCAGTGCATCGCTCGACATGCCTCCTTACGTTTATATTGAAAACAACAAGAGCCAGGGCATTCCCACCGTCACCAAAGCCTTCTTTCGCGAAGGCCCCGCGCACAAAGATTTCGAAGCCATCGACGTGTTGCCCCGCATTACCGAGAAAACCGTAGAGATTATCGACGAGCATGCTGCGGCAGCGAAAAAAGGAAAACCGTTCTTCATTTATTTCCCACTGAATGCACCGCACACGCCGATCCTTCCCACGCCGAAATGGCAGGGGAAAAGTGGCATCAATGCCTACTGTGATTTCGTGATGCAGGTGGATGACACCGTCGGCCAGGTGATGCGGGCTCTCAAAGCGCAAGGCATCGATAAGAATACGCTGGTCATTTTCACCGCCGACAATGGCTGTTCGCCGGCCGCCAACTTCAAAGAGATGACCGACAAAGACCATTCTCCCAGTTATCAATTCCGCGGTCACAAAGCCGACATTTATGAAGGCGGACACCGCGTCCCGTTCATCGCCAACTGGCCCGCCCATATTAAAGCGGGAACTCACTCGGACCAGCTGACGTGCCTGACCGATCTGATGGCGACCGCCGCCGACATCGTCGGAGCAAAGCTGCCTGAATCCGCGGGCGTCGACAGTGTCAGCATCCTGCCCGCGATGGAAGGCACGGCAACCAAACCACTGCGTGAAGCCGCCGTCCATCATTCGATTCGCGGCGCATTTTCCATTCGCAAAGATCACTGGAAGCTGGAACTCTGCCCGGGTTCGGGAGGCTGGAGTTTTCCCAAGCCAGGCAAAGATGATCTGAGTGGCCTCCCCGCGATTCAGTTGTATGATCTAAACGCCGATGTGGGAGAACAGAAGAACGTGCAGGCAGAACACCCCGAGGTCGTTAAAGAATTAACAGCGTTGCTGCAGAGTTACGCCGACAAAGGACGTTCGACGCCCGGTAAACCTCAAGAGAACAACGGCGCGGTCGATATCTTCAAAGCGGGGACATCGGCACAAAAAATGAAGAAGCCCGCCAAAAAACGCGCCAAAGCGAAATCTTGA
- a CDS encoding 3-keto-disaccharide hydrolase, producing the protein MQSNVRINAGVKLLGLCLISLFLTNAPVQAAEPAAGTALFNGRDLSGWVNVNGAPDTWQVQDGTIVCTGEPRCFLRTDRMYENYVLELEWRHEKPGGNSGLFFHADALPQIGAPYPRAIEAQLFDDDHGSLFGIRGASLVPLTDPDKKGSTARARALEKRCKPAGQWNQYVLTTKDGTVELAVNGKVVTRAKQTSLVKGFIGLQAEHTEVHFRNIRIRELPSSNPPPEKIAQSDEGFVSLFDGVSFAGWKHLPGHKGHWVAHDGEIHYDGKAESKKRTDRDLWTKDEFGDFILIADWRLPVEPELKPHPIVLFNGDFLMQEDNPRKRVTRPHLDAGDSGIYLRGSTRAQLNIWSQVLGSGEINGYRTDKTMPPEVRRACIPIKNADRPLGQWNRFEITMRGDRVTVVLNGTTVITEAQLPGIPARGPIALQHHNDPVEFRNLYIKELK; encoded by the coding sequence ATGCAGAGTAACGTACGAATCAACGCCGGGGTTAAGCTGCTAGGCTTGTGCCTCATCTCGCTCTTCCTGACGAATGCCCCAGTGCAAGCTGCCGAGCCCGCTGCAGGAACGGCGCTGTTCAACGGCCGGGATCTCTCTGGCTGGGTCAACGTCAACGGCGCGCCAGACACCTGGCAGGTGCAAGACGGTACCATCGTTTGTACGGGGGAGCCACGCTGCTTTCTTCGAACCGATCGGATGTACGAGAACTATGTGCTGGAACTGGAATGGCGGCACGAAAAACCCGGCGGCAACTCCGGTCTGTTCTTCCATGCCGATGCACTGCCGCAGATTGGTGCCCCGTATCCGCGTGCCATCGAAGCCCAGTTGTTCGACGACGATCATGGGAGTCTGTTTGGAATTCGCGGTGCGTCGCTCGTGCCGCTGACCGATCCCGACAAGAAAGGGAGCACCGCGCGGGCCCGCGCACTCGAAAAACGCTGTAAACCGGCCGGCCAGTGGAACCAGTACGTGCTCACAACAAAGGACGGTACGGTGGAACTGGCCGTCAATGGGAAGGTGGTCACGCGCGCGAAACAGACGAGTCTCGTCAAAGGATTTATCGGCCTGCAGGCGGAACACACCGAAGTGCATTTTCGCAACATCCGCATTCGCGAATTGCCGTCGAGTAACCCGCCGCCGGAGAAAATCGCCCAGTCCGACGAAGGCTTTGTGTCGCTGTTCGACGGAGTCTCGTTTGCCGGCTGGAAGCATCTACCAGGGCATAAGGGACATTGGGTCGCGCACGACGGCGAAATTCACTACGACGGCAAAGCCGAGTCGAAGAAGCGAACGGACCGCGACCTCTGGACCAAGGACGAATTCGGCGACTTTATCCTGATCGCCGACTGGCGTCTGCCGGTTGAGCCAGAACTGAAGCCGCACCCCATCGTGCTGTTCAACGGCGATTTTTTGATGCAGGAAGACAATCCCCGCAAACGCGTCACCCGCCCGCATCTCGACGCCGGTGACAGCGGCATTTATCTCCGTGGCAGTACGAGAGCACAGCTCAACATCTGGAGCCAGGTTCTCGGCTCCGGCGAAATCAACGGCTACCGCACCGACAAGACGATGCCGCCGGAAGTCCGCCGCGCCTGTATCCCCATCAAAAACGCAGATCGTCCACTCGGTCAATGGAACCGCTTCGAAATTACGATGCGCGGCGATCGCGTGACAGTCGTCCTCAACGGAACCACCGTCATCACTGAAGCACAGCTTCCGGGGATTCCTGCCAGAGGTCCGATTGCCCTGCAGCATCACAACGATCCCGTAGAGTTTCGCAATCTATATATCAAAGAGTTGAAGTGA
- a CDS encoding Gfo/Idh/MocA family protein: MTEPTESNVSRREFIKTSATSGAAASLLAGAAKTRAAGANGRLRIGVIGAGNRGFNTLTKKLVKLRELGRNIDLVSVADVYSVHRQRFVDYIKEQTGVTPTTHVDHRELLGDKDIDAVVIATPDHWHARITLDALAAGKHVYCEKPMTHTVEEGAEVVAAWKASDRVMQVGVQSTSAPVWDMAREKIDAGLLGKVVQFQTECARNGKFGMSRHNLITKEMTPKTVDFRRFLGVDEGFHPDVPFDRELFGQWRCYWAFGYGMFSDLFVHRVTGMLKATGLRKPGRVVGGGGIFFEYDHRQVTDVASIIADFHEGVQGLVSSTMVSEERKLDHIIRGHNGLLLFDKSCSGNSGKCSFEFVPERPQVTLNSKLKPETFHAKTELDIVSTHCANWLDAIRSGKPTSVNNDPELAAAAVMLVNLAVRSYREGKVFHVDRAGKVSDGNSSWADGWEQLSKAEVKPRHVPGWHAGDTGSVMYPPEYQKLAGPWIDGKPPETS; the protein is encoded by the coding sequence ATGACTGAACCAACTGAATCAAACGTATCACGACGCGAGTTCATCAAGACCAGCGCTACGTCCGGCGCCGCGGCAAGTTTGCTGGCGGGGGCCGCAAAGACACGAGCGGCCGGAGCCAACGGGCGGTTACGGATCGGCGTGATTGGTGCAGGTAATCGCGGCTTCAACACGCTCACGAAGAAGCTCGTCAAGCTCCGCGAACTGGGTCGCAATATCGACCTCGTTTCCGTCGCCGATGTGTACTCGGTGCATCGCCAACGCTTTGTGGACTACATCAAGGAACAGACCGGCGTCACACCAACCACGCACGTCGATCATCGCGAGTTGCTGGGCGATAAGGACATCGACGCGGTCGTCATCGCCACGCCCGATCACTGGCACGCCCGAATCACGCTGGATGCACTCGCTGCGGGCAAGCACGTTTATTGCGAAAAGCCGATGACTCACACGGTCGAGGAAGGCGCAGAGGTGGTCGCTGCGTGGAAAGCCAGCGACCGCGTGATGCAGGTCGGCGTGCAATCGACCAGTGCGCCTGTGTGGGACATGGCCCGCGAAAAAATCGACGCTGGCCTGCTGGGCAAAGTCGTCCAGTTTCAGACCGAGTGTGCTCGTAACGGCAAGTTCGGCATGTCTCGGCATAACCTGATTACCAAAGAAATGACGCCGAAAACCGTCGACTTCCGCCGCTTCCTCGGTGTGGACGAGGGCTTTCATCCCGATGTGCCGTTCGACCGTGAACTCTTCGGGCAATGGCGTTGCTACTGGGCCTTCGGATACGGCATGTTCTCCGACCTGTTCGTACATCGTGTGACCGGCATGCTGAAAGCCACGGGACTCCGCAAGCCCGGCCGCGTGGTCGGTGGTGGCGGGATCTTTTTTGAATACGACCATCGTCAAGTCACCGACGTAGCGTCGATCATCGCCGACTTTCACGAAGGTGTGCAGGGACTGGTCAGCAGCACCATGGTCAGCGAGGAACGCAAGCTGGATCACATCATCCGCGGCCACAACGGACTGCTGTTGTTCGACAAGAGCTGTTCGGGCAACAGCGGCAAATGTTCGTTCGAATTTGTGCCCGAACGACCGCAGGTGACTCTGAACAGCAAACTCAAGCCCGAGACATTCCATGCGAAAACCGAACTCGATATCGTGTCGACGCACTGCGCGAACTGGCTCGACGCCATCCGCTCGGGCAAGCCCACATCGGTTAATAACGATCCGGAACTGGCGGCAGCCGCAGTGATGCTCGTCAATCTGGCCGTGCGCAGCTATCGCGAAGGCAAGGTATTCCACGTCGATCGCGCCGGCAAGGTCAGCGACGGCAACAGCAGCTGGGCAGACGGTTGGGAGCAGCTTTCCAAGGCAGAAGTCAAACCGCGCCATGTGCCCGGCTGGCACGCGGGAGACACCGGCAGTGTGATGTACCCGCCCGAATATCAGAAGCTTGCCGGCCCATGGATCGATGGCAAGCCGCCGGAAACGTCGTAA
- a CDS encoding HEAT repeat domain-containing protein produces MYQKTGWLIGLILMVGCGEQPKPDEQTQTTPSQTPAIQTPASQAKPEPAPVQETVTPKEKTAPPKKDSTGDDYVDKVIAEHQEKTFQRSLNDLKSKDSDQRGMAVARMVTSKIDPNRVVAGLLNVVDDKDERLAKMARGYIQSHTFKSKGQLVDFYADWCGPCRMMKPVVKELQDEGYPVIQVDVDQNPDLSSHFYITSIPTFALIVDGSMRQRRIGVVDKSELLKLLKEIPKPDKKDQEKAYVTDPKLKVYGALVTMQSENPWYRYEAKQQLKQASLPALIEILQDPGQRTVFRESVMQVLESFMKSEDQATQIVKVMTEIMNDPKQSEELRGMAVIFLSRHDPARSSALDEKLVALLKASRPEALQADVAEEIGKRKIKQGLPVLIDKVKHLDQAPEDVRTAYISALGEFGAAADTAVPALLTAYTNYPDESDAISEALEEICPDSKAATETLIKVLAEDNEEARSLAVSLLDQAEYIRTASSSLQKLLNDPDPEVSLKAAKLLEKIGGADQKIVTALVKQLDEGEVDWEIRFALRTAWRYSYPALTKIICDPQSTPQAKENAMSVLRDFHHRPSPEEQASLEQALGQKDLLTKQCAAIMLSSSESQQAQINSLLLEAVKSDNEGVRLHAARALGSRQKSLSKQQQEQAKTELLKLLKESDSRVSEAAGSALANFELTEDELKTVVGSLENPDLQYSVMSILNRQKTLPGSVVPLLTAKLVSDEIDEDLVNQLTAVVSRAGKLALKSLEAVVSNTEVDPERRAKVILALSEVTADEPELVKYLQAFLKEKQPEPLQMAAAIAVAGQVEDKQSLVPLLLTGVQSENWQIKQFAGDALTNVAGDSPEALKLVQSQLKELEAKQQSAVLVLLCQDERLRDKFSSQLLSQVQGRDQEKDAYQLRAAISYLVRGDREGTAINKLLAEQDQEIVQQTLRTLGNNADGVPKAVLPELEALLKNAPPKTRLLAAFCLLKAGSEDQGLLTIVRNALDSDDEELSQQAAYGLQMAGPLNEQWTPVLIELMQNRNYRQASIEQLGEMGADAKSAVPALIELLGTVSYYEDTASALRELGPSAAEAIPALREMLTNERTMYAAAQALEKIEEDHQPTIDILAQNLDQPNLRGDAAYSLGVFAPDSPERIEPLLLKVASGENQYDREMALRAAGSLKSKAVVTMLIKVLEENDQDLSDLAALSLGKLAIEADLAVPALMKSMQDSDERVQYTSVQALGKFGADAAPAVPALLKALDDKSIRLSAAGSLGRIGAPAQEVIPRLIKMLDDPQERRAALEGLKQFGPLAESAVPRLKELEQESRNYELRQVKATLKAIQSPEEKEKK; encoded by the coding sequence ATGTATCAGAAAACCGGATGGCTCATCGGCCTCATTCTCATGGTCGGGTGTGGCGAACAGCCGAAACCCGATGAACAGACACAAACCACTCCCAGTCAGACACCTGCGATTCAGACGCCTGCCAGTCAGGCAAAGCCTGAGCCAGCACCAGTGCAGGAAACTGTTACTCCAAAAGAGAAAACGGCTCCCCCCAAAAAGGACTCTACCGGAGATGACTATGTCGATAAGGTCATCGCCGAACATCAGGAGAAAACGTTCCAGAGGTCATTAAACGATCTGAAATCAAAGGATAGCGATCAGCGCGGCATGGCCGTCGCCAGGATGGTCACGTCCAAGATCGACCCCAACCGGGTAGTCGCCGGTCTGTTGAATGTCGTGGATGACAAGGATGAACGACTGGCAAAGATGGCGCGGGGTTACATTCAGTCACACACGTTCAAATCCAAAGGTCAGCTGGTCGATTTCTACGCAGACTGGTGTGGCCCCTGTCGGATGATGAAGCCGGTGGTGAAAGAACTTCAGGACGAGGGTTACCCGGTCATTCAGGTGGACGTCGATCAGAATCCGGATTTGAGTTCGCATTTTTATATCACCAGCATTCCGACATTTGCGCTCATTGTCGACGGATCGATGCGGCAGCGCAGGATCGGCGTGGTCGATAAATCAGAATTACTGAAACTGCTGAAAGAGATCCCCAAACCAGATAAGAAGGATCAGGAGAAGGCGTATGTGACCGATCCGAAGCTGAAGGTTTATGGCGCCCTGGTGACGATGCAGTCGGAGAACCCCTGGTATCGGTATGAGGCGAAGCAGCAGTTAAAGCAAGCTTCCTTGCCCGCGCTGATTGAGATCCTGCAGGATCCGGGGCAGCGCACCGTCTTTCGCGAATCGGTGATGCAGGTCCTCGAATCGTTCATGAAGTCAGAAGATCAGGCAACGCAGATCGTCAAGGTGATGACGGAGATCATGAACGACCCGAAGCAGTCGGAGGAACTGCGGGGAATGGCTGTCATTTTCCTCTCCCGCCACGATCCAGCACGCAGTAGTGCGCTCGATGAAAAACTGGTGGCCCTGTTAAAGGCATCCCGTCCCGAAGCGTTACAGGCAGATGTGGCAGAAGAAATTGGTAAACGCAAAATCAAGCAGGGATTGCCGGTACTGATTGATAAGGTGAAGCACCTGGATCAGGCTCCCGAAGATGTGCGAACAGCGTATATCTCTGCGTTGGGAGAATTCGGTGCCGCAGCGGATACCGCGGTGCCTGCTCTGCTGACCGCCTATACGAACTATCCTGATGAGAGCGATGCCATTTCCGAAGCGCTCGAGGAGATCTGTCCCGATTCCAAAGCGGCCACGGAGACGTTGATCAAAGTGCTCGCAGAAGATAACGAAGAGGCCAGATCCTTGGCGGTCTCGCTGCTGGATCAGGCCGAGTATATCCGCACGGCCAGCAGTTCCCTGCAGAAACTGTTGAACGATCCCGATCCTGAAGTGAGTCTCAAAGCGGCGAAACTGCTGGAGAAAATCGGCGGGGCGGACCAGAAGATTGTTACTGCACTCGTCAAACAACTGGATGAAGGGGAAGTGGACTGGGAAATCCGATTCGCGCTGCGGACCGCCTGGCGATACTCTTATCCCGCATTGACCAAAATCATCTGCGATCCTCAGAGTACTCCCCAGGCCAAAGAGAATGCGATGTCGGTGCTCAGGGATTTTCATCATCGACCCAGTCCGGAAGAACAGGCTTCGCTGGAACAGGCTTTAGGCCAGAAAGACCTGCTGACGAAACAGTGTGCCGCGATCATGCTGTCGTCCTCTGAATCTCAGCAGGCACAGATAAATTCCCTGCTCCTGGAAGCAGTCAAGTCTGACAACGAGGGTGTGCGCCTGCACGCAGCCCGGGCATTGGGCAGTCGTCAGAAGTCCCTCTCAAAACAGCAGCAGGAGCAGGCGAAGACAGAATTACTGAAGTTGTTGAAGGAGTCCGATTCCCGTGTCAGTGAAGCCGCCGGGTCTGCCCTTGCCAATTTCGAGTTAACTGAGGATGAGTTGAAAACGGTGGTCGGATCCCTCGAGAATCCGGACCTGCAGTACTCTGTGATGAGTATTCTCAACAGGCAGAAAACACTGCCGGGCTCGGTCGTTCCATTGCTGACCGCGAAATTAGTGAGCGATGAAATCGATGAAGATCTGGTCAATCAACTGACTGCTGTTGTGAGTCGCGCAGGTAAGCTGGCCCTGAAAAGTCTGGAAGCGGTGGTCTCGAATACCGAGGTGGATCCGGAGCGCCGCGCCAAAGTGATTCTGGCACTCAGTGAGGTCACGGCTGACGAACCAGAGCTCGTGAAATATCTTCAAGCATTTCTCAAGGAGAAACAGCCTGAACCATTACAGATGGCGGCTGCGATTGCTGTCGCAGGCCAGGTCGAGGATAAGCAGTCCCTGGTGCCTCTATTGCTGACTGGTGTGCAAAGTGAAAACTGGCAGATCAAACAGTTCGCCGGTGATGCATTGACGAATGTCGCAGGAGATTCGCCGGAAGCGCTCAAACTGGTGCAGTCACAATTGAAAGAACTGGAAGCGAAGCAGCAATCTGCAGTGCTGGTTCTACTCTGCCAGGACGAGCGACTGCGAGATAAATTCAGTTCACAACTGCTCTCCCAGGTTCAAGGTAGGGATCAGGAAAAGGATGCCTACCAGCTCAGGGCGGCGATCAGCTACCTGGTCCGTGGCGATAGGGAGGGCACCGCGATCAACAAACTGCTTGCAGAGCAGGATCAGGAGATCGTGCAGCAGACATTACGCACCCTGGGAAATAATGCAGACGGCGTTCCCAAAGCCGTCCTGCCGGAACTGGAAGCGTTATTGAAAAACGCGCCGCCGAAGACCCGTTTACTGGCAGCGTTCTGCCTGTTGAAAGCGGGATCTGAGGATCAGGGGCTGCTGACGATTGTGCGTAACGCGCTGGACTCGGATGATGAAGAACTGAGTCAGCAGGCGGCCTACGGTCTGCAGATGGCCGGCCCTTTAAATGAACAGTGGACGCCGGTCTTGATTGAGTTAATGCAAAATCGGAATTACCGGCAGGCGTCCATTGAACAGTTGGGAGAGATGGGAGCTGACGCGAAATCAGCAGTGCCGGCTCTGATTGAGCTGCTGGGGACAGTCAGTTATTACGAGGATACCGCCTCTGCCCTGAGAGAACTGGGCCCGTCTGCTGCTGAAGCGATTCCGGCACTGCGAGAGATGCTGACGAATGAGCGAACCATGTATGCGGCTGCTCAGGCGCTGGAGAAGATTGAAGAAGACCATCAGCCGACGATCGATATTCTGGCGCAGAATCTCGATCAACCGAATCTGCGCGGGGATGCTGCCTATAGCCTGGGAGTCTTTGCCCCGGATTCTCCCGAGCGGATCGAACCCCTGTTGTTGAAGGTGGCCAGCGGTGAGAATCAGTATGACCGTGAAATGGCGCTTCGTGCCGCCGGCTCTTTGAAGTCAAAAGCGGTGGTCACGATGCTGATCAAAGTGCTGGAAGAAAATGACCAGGATCTTTCTGACCTGGCTGCCCTGTCGCTGGGAAAACTGGCCATTGAAGCGGATCTGGCGGTACCGGCCTTGATGAAATCGATGCAGGACTCGGATGAACGCGTGCAATATACCTCAGTGCAGGCCCTGGGTAAGTTTGGTGCCGACGCTGCGCCTGCGGTGCCCGCTTTACTCAAAGCCTTGGATGACAAATCCATTCGCCTGTCCGCTGCTGGTTCTTTAGGCCGCATCGGCGCACCGGCGCAGGAGGTCATTCCCCGCCTGATCAAAATGCTGGATGATCCGCAAGAGCGGCGTGCAGCGCTGGAAGGACTTAAGCAGTTCGGACCACTGGCAGAATCCGCGGTCCCCCGCTTGAAGGAACTGGAGCAGGAGTCTCGGAACTATGAACTGCGACAGGTAAAAGCGACCCTCAAAGCGATTCAGTCGCCGGAGGAGAAAGAGAAGAAATGA
- a CDS encoding dienelactone hydrolase family protein has protein sequence MKLCTSLLILILLSASVVSGQETETLPPLKNGKAPQNFDEMWAGFDPRREPLEVEVLKEWEEEGVILRVIRFRIGVFKGQTARLAAIFGFPKSAANSTKTLPGLVQIHGGGQYADHQACLMNAKRGYATVSIAWAGRISAPDYRVTPAEVKLFWDGKTDDPHYKVTTDWGALDGYHAPGKNPGNVFPSAKPAAWTLDKVESPRNSGWFLCALAARRALTFLEQQPMVDPDRLGVYGHSMGGKLTVMTAPDPRVKAAAPSCGGVSDRYNQSPLFRATLGDDVSLKHISCPIIFLSPANDFHGRLGNLPDAVNEISSSEWRVTCSPHHNHQDTPDYEVATLLWMDQHLKNSFSFPQTPKTTLSLKTEDGVPHFKVQPDRSRPVLSVDIFYTQQGKMNERPQNRLETMHRFWRHAPATKADGVWTAALPLGNVEQPLWVYANVRYPLDEPVSGAGYYYRPYTTKSFNVSSLLTQVAPAQLRDAGVRVTLEPTLLIEDFQGDWQKEWFNYRPDEWTLITHKLNDAIWKAPKQAQLALKVRAAEANRLVIVIDGYAAEVELKGGTDWQTVVLKPDEFQNLDGAPLPNWEGIRQLKLTYAERLQPMRRSKTKPRIVGKNWRGPAPEFRELRWKTTP, from the coding sequence ATGAAATTGTGCACATCTCTGTTGATCCTGATTCTGCTTTCAGCTTCTGTTGTTTCAGGACAGGAAACCGAAACGCTGCCCCCGTTGAAAAACGGAAAGGCACCGCAGAATTTCGATGAAATGTGGGCCGGCTTTGATCCGCGCCGTGAACCGCTCGAAGTCGAGGTGCTTAAAGAGTGGGAAGAAGAGGGCGTGATTCTGCGCGTGATACGATTTCGCATCGGCGTCTTCAAAGGACAGACTGCCCGACTGGCGGCAATTTTTGGATTTCCCAAGAGCGCAGCCAACAGTACGAAAACTCTGCCAGGACTGGTCCAGATTCATGGTGGGGGACAATACGCCGATCACCAGGCCTGTCTCATGAATGCGAAGCGGGGATACGCCACGGTCTCGATTGCCTGGGCAGGACGCATCAGTGCCCCCGACTACCGAGTGACGCCGGCAGAAGTCAAGCTGTTCTGGGACGGCAAGACAGACGACCCTCACTACAAAGTCACCACCGACTGGGGCGCCCTCGACGGCTATCACGCCCCGGGGAAAAATCCCGGCAACGTCTTTCCCAGTGCCAAACCGGCGGCATGGACCCTCGATAAGGTTGAGTCGCCTCGCAATAGCGGCTGGTTTCTGTGTGCGCTCGCCGCACGCCGCGCATTGACGTTTCTGGAACAGCAGCCGATGGTCGATCCGGATCGACTGGGCGTTTATGGACACTCCATGGGTGGCAAGCTCACGGTCATGACCGCACCCGACCCGCGCGTCAAGGCCGCCGCGCCGTCCTGTGGAGGCGTCAGCGACCGGTATAATCAAAGTCCGCTCTTTCGTGCGACGCTGGGTGATGACGTCAGTCTGAAGCACATTTCATGTCCGATTATCTTCCTCAGCCCCGCGAACGATTTTCACGGGCGTCTGGGCAACCTGCCTGATGCAGTCAACGAAATCAGCAGCAGCGAGTGGCGCGTCACTTGTTCGCCGCACCACAATCACCAGGACACGCCCGATTACGAAGTCGCGACGCTGCTCTGGATGGATCAGCATTTGAAAAATTCGTTTTCGTTTCCGCAGACACCAAAAACAACACTCTCGCTCAAGACCGAAGACGGCGTGCCCCATTTCAAAGTGCAGCCAGATCGCTCCAGGCCCGTTCTCTCTGTGGATATCTTTTATACCCAACAGGGTAAAATGAATGAACGCCCCCAAAACAGGCTGGAGACCATGCACCGCTTCTGGCGCCATGCCCCGGCCACCAAAGCCGACGGCGTCTGGACAGCGGCGCTGCCACTGGGCAACGTCGAACAGCCACTCTGGGTCTACGCCAACGTGCGGTATCCCCTTGATGAGCCTGTTTCCGGAGCGGGCTATTACTATCGCCCCTACACGACTAAATCATTCAACGTCTCATCGCTACTGACGCAGGTCGCACCCGCCCAGCTTCGTGATGCCGGTGTCCGTGTCACACTGGAGCCAACACTATTGATCGAAGACTTTCAAGGCGACTGGCAAAAGGAATGGTTTAATTACCGACCGGATGAATGGACACTGATCACGCATAAACTGAATGACGCCATCTGGAAAGCACCAAAGCAGGCGCAGCTCGCGTTGAAAGTTCGCGCAGCAGAAGCCAATCGGCTGGTGATTGTCATTGACGGATACGCCGCCGAGGTCGAACTCAAAGGGGGCACAGATTGGCAGACCGTCGTGCTGAAACCAGACGAATTTCAAAATTTGGACGGAGCCCCCTTACCGAACTGGGAAGGCATCCGACAATTGAAGCTCACCTATGCCGAGCGACTGCAGCCCATGCGCAGAAGTAAAACAAAGCCAAGGATCGTCGGTAAAAACTGGCGTGGCCCTGCACCGGAGTTTCGCGAACTACGCTGGAAAACAACGCCATAA
- a CDS encoding SGNH/GDSL hydrolase family protein, whose translation MNRLNKYVRLQTASLMLLCLTSIVTAQEKQTTKADPNLPHVLIIGDSISIGYTKPTIELLQGVANVERVKANCGDTNRGKQNLKRWLGKTDWDVIHFNWGLHDLCYRHPDSKVQGHRDKVNGTIAVPLKEYEKNLEALVQQLEKTGATLVWATTTPVPEGEAGRVVGDDLKYNAVAEKIMKQHGVRINDLHKLASGFDAALWTGPGNVHFKKAGSAQLAKQVANEIKAALKKKQTDKN comes from the coding sequence ATGAATCGACTAAATAAATACGTCAGACTTCAAACAGCGTCCCTCATGCTCCTGTGCTTGACTTCCATCGTCACAGCCCAGGAGAAGCAAACCACCAAAGCTGATCCCAACCTGCCACACGTTCTGATCATTGGTGACTCGATTTCGATCGGGTACACGAAACCCACCATCGAGTTACTTCAAGGCGTCGCGAATGTAGAACGCGTGAAAGCGAATTGCGGCGATACGAACCGGGGGAAACAAAACCTCAAACGCTGGCTGGGAAAGACGGACTGGGACGTGATTCATTTCAACTGGGGCTTGCACGACCTCTGCTATCGGCACCCGGATTCGAAAGTCCAGGGACACCGCGACAAGGTGAATGGCACCATCGCCGTCCCCTTAAAAGAATACGAGAAAAATCTGGAAGCGTTAGTGCAACAACTCGAAAAAACCGGCGCGACGCTGGTCTGGGCCACCACAACCCCGGTGCCTGAAGGGGAAGCAGGTCGCGTCGTTGGCGACGACTTGAAGTACAACGCCGTCGCCGAAAAAATCATGAAACAACACGGCGTCAGGATCAATGATCTGCACAAACTCGCATCCGGATTTGACGCCGCGCTCTGGACCGGACCAGGCAACGTGCACTTTAAAAAAGCAGGCTCGGCCCAACTTGCAAAACAGGTTGCCAACGAGATCAAAGCTGCGTTAAAGAAAAAGCAGACTGACAAAAACTGA